A window of the Zonotrichia leucophrys gambelii isolate GWCS_2022_RI chromosome 18, RI_Zleu_2.0, whole genome shotgun sequence genome harbors these coding sequences:
- the LOC135455204 gene encoding myosin-1B-like isoform X5 → MSTDAEMAIFGEAAPYLRKSEKERIEAQNKPFDAKSSVFVVHAKESYVKSTITSRESGKVTVKTEGGETLTVKEDQIFSMNPPKYDKIEDMAMMTHLHEPAVLYNLKERYAAWMIYTYSGLFCVTVNPYKWLPVYNPEVVLAYRGKKRQEAPPHIFSISDNAYQFMLTDRENQSILITGESGAGKTVNTKRVIQYFATIAASGDKKKEEQTSGKMQGTLEDQIISANPLLEAFGNAKTVRNDNSSRFGKFIRIHFGATGKLASADIETYLLEKSRVTFQLKAERSYHIFYQIMSNKKPELIEMLLITTNPYDYLYVSQGEITVPSINDQEELMATDSAIDILGFSADEKTAIYKLTGAVMHYGNLKFKQKQREEQAEPDGTEVADKAAYLMGLNSADLLKALCYPRVKVGNEYVTKGQTVQQVYNSVGALAKAVFEKMFLWMVVRINQQLDTKQPRQYFIGVLDIAGFEIFDFNSLEQLCINFTNEKLQQFFNHHMFVLEQEEYKKEGIEWEFIDFGMDLAACIELIEKPMGIFSILEEECMFPKATDTSFKNKLYDQHLGKSNNFQKPKPGKGKAEAHFSLVHYAGTVDYNISGWLDKNKDPLNETVVGLYQKSSLKTLALLFASAGGEAGKKKGSSFQTVSALFRENLNKLMTNLRSTHPHFVRCIIPNESKTPGAMEHELVLHQLRCNGVLEGIRICRKGFPSRILYADFKQRYKVLNASAIPEGQFIDSKKASEKLLGSIDVDHTQYKFGHTKVFFKAGLLGLLEEMRDEKLAELITRTQARCRGFLMRVEYRRMVERRESIFCIQYNVRSFMNVKHWPWMKLFFKIKPLLKSAESEKEMANMKGEFEKTKEELAKSEAKRKELEEKMASLMQEKNDLQLQVQSEADALADAEERCDQLIKTKIQLEAKIKEVTERAEDEEEINAELTAKKRKLEDECSELKKDIDDLELTLAKVEKEKHATENKVKNLTEEMAGLDETIAKLTKEKKALQEAHQQTLDDLQAEEDKVNTLTKSKTKLEQQVDDLEGSLEQEKKLRMDLERAKRKLEGDLKLAQDSIMDLENDKQQLDEKLKKKDFEISQIQSKTEDEQALGMQLQKKIKELQARIEELEEEIEAERTSRAKAEKHRADLSRELEEISERLEEAGGATAAQIDMNKKREAEFQKMRRDLEEATLQHEATAAALRKKHADSTAELGEQIDNLQRVKQKLEKEKSELKMEIDDLASNMESVSKAKANLEKMCRTLEDQLSEIKSKEEEHQRMINDLNAQRARLQTESGEYSRQVEEKDALVSQLSRGKQAFTQQIEELKRHLEEEIKAKNALAHGLQSARHDCDLLREQYEEEQEAKAELQRALSKANGEVAQWRTKYETDAIQRTEELEEAKKKLAQRLQDAEEHVEAVNSKCASLEKTKQRLQNEVEDLMIDVERSNAACAALDKKQKNFDKILAEWKQKYEETQAELEASQKESRSLSTELFKMKNAYEESLDHLETMKRENKNLQQEISDLTEQIAEGGKAVHELEKVKKQIEQEKSELQASLEEAEASLEHEEGKILRLQLELNQVKSEIDRKIAEKDEEIDQMKRNHLRVVDSMQSTLDAEIRSRNEALRLKKKMEGDLNEMEIQLSHANRQAAEAQKNLRNTQAVLKDTQLHLDDAVRAQDDLKEQVAMVERRANLLQAEVEELRAALEQTERSRKLAEQELLDASERVQLLHSQNTSLINTKKKLETDISQIQSEMEDTIQEARNAEEKAKKAITDAAMMAEELKKEQDTSAHLERMKKNLDQTVKDLQHRLEEAEQLALKGGKKQIQKLEARVRELEGEVDAEQKRSAEAVKGVRKYERRVKELTYQSEEDRKNVLRLQDLVDKLQMKVKSYKRQAEEAEELSNVNLSKFRKIQHELEEAEERADIAESQVNKLRAKSREIHKKVEEEE, encoded by the exons ATGTCTACGGACGCGGAGATGGCCATCTTTGGGGAGGCGGCTCCTTACCTCCGAAAGTCAGAGAAGGAGAGAATTGAGGCCCAGAACAAACCTTTTGATGCCAAGTCATCTGTCTTTGTGGTACATGCAAAGGAGTCCTATGTGAAGAGCACTATCACGAGCAGGGAATCGGGCAAAGTCACTGTCAAGACTGAAGGGGGAGAG ACCCTGACTGTGAAAGAAGATCAAATCTTCTCCATGAACCCCCCCAAGTATGACAAAATCGAGGACATGGCCATGATGACCCACCTGCACGAACCCGCTGTGCTGTACAACCTCAAAGAGCGTTACGCAGCCTGGATGATCTAC ACCTACTCGGGGCTCTTCTGCGTCACTGTCAACCCCTACAAGTGGCTGCCGGTGTACAACCCCGAGGTGGTGTTGGCCTACCGAGGCAAGAAGCGCCAGGAGGCCCCTCCACACATCTTCTCCATCTCTGACAACGCCTATCAGTTCATGCTGACTG ATCGGGAGAACCAGTCCATCCTGATCAC CGGAGAATCCGGGGCCGGGAAGACTGTGAACACCAAGCGTGTCATCCAGTACTTTGCAACAATTGCAGCCAGTGGAGACaagaaaaaggaggagcagACCTCAGGCAAAATGCAG GGGACACTTGAGGATCAAATCATCAGTGCCAACCCACTGCTGGAGGCCTTTGGAAATGCCAAGACCGTGAGGAACGACAACTCCTCACGCTTT ggTAAATTCATCAGAATCCATTTTGGTGCCACAGGCAAACTGGCTTCTGCTGATATTGAAACAT ATCTGCTGGAGAAGTCCAGAGTCACTTTCCAGCTCAAGGCGGAAAGGAGCTACCACATCTTTTATCAGATCATGTCCAACAAGAAGCCAGAGCTAATTG AGATGTTACTGATCACCACCAACCCCTATGACTACCTGTACGTGAGTCAAGGTGAGATCACAGTTCCCAGCATTAATGACCAGGAAGAGCTGATGGCCACTGAT AGTGCCATTGACATCCTGGGCTTCAGTGCTGATGAGAAAACAGCCATCTACAAGCTGACAGGGGCTGTCATGCACTATGGGAACCTGAAGTTCAAGCAGAAGCAAcgagaggagcaggcagagcctgatgGCACTGAAG TTGCTGACAAGGCTGCCTACCTGATGGGTCTGAACTCAGCAGACCTGCTCAAGGCCCTCTGCTACCCCCGAGTCAAGGTGGGGAATGAATACGTGACCAAGGGCCAAACTGTGCAGCAG GTATACAATTCTGTGGGTGCCCTGGCAAAGGCAGTGTTTGAGAAGATGTTCCTGTGGATGGTTGTTCGTATCAACCAACAGCTGGACACAAAGCAGCCCAGGCAGTACTTCATTGGTGTGCTGGACATTGCTGGCTTTGAGATCTTTGAT TTcaacagcctggagcagctgtgcatCAACTTCACGAATGAGAAACTGCAACAGTTCTTCAACCACCACATGTtcgtgctggagcaggaggagtaCAAGAAGGAGGGCATTGAATGGGAGTTCATTGACTTTGGCATGGACCTGGCTGCCTGCATTGAGCTCATTGAGAAG CCCATGGGCATTTTCTCCATCCTGGAAGAGGAGTGCATGTTCCCCAAGGCAACTGACACCTCTTTCAAGAACAAGCTCTATGACCAGCACCTGGGCAAATCCAACAACTTCCAGAAGCCCAAGCCAGGCAAAGGCAAGGCTGAGGCCCATTTCTCCCTGGTGCACTATGCTGGCACAGTGGACTACAACATCTCTGGGTGGCTTGACAAGAACAAGGACCCTCTGAATGAAACTGTTGTGGGGCTGTATCAGAAGTCATCCCTGAAGACCCTGGCCTTACTCTTTGCCTCTGCTGGAGGAGAGGCAG GCAAGAAGAAGGGTTCTTCTTTCCAGACTGTCTCAGCTCTTTTCAGG GAGAATCTGAACAAGCTGATGACCAATCTGCGGAGCACCCATCCACATTTTGTGCGCTGCATCATCCCCAACGAGTCTAAAACACCTG GTGCCATGGAGCACGAGCTGGTGCTGCACCAGCTGCGCTGTAACGGCGTGCTGGAAGGGATCAGGATCTGCAGGAAAGGGTTCCCCAGCAGAATCCTCTATGCTGATTTCAAACAGAG ATACAAGGTGCTTAATGCCAGTGCCATCCCTGAGGGACAGTTCATCGATAGCAAGAAGGCTTCTGAGAAGCTCCTTGGGTCAATCGATGTGGATCACACCCAGTACAAATTTGGACACACCAAG GTGTTCTTCaaagctgggctgctggggctcctggaggagatgagagatgagaagCTGGCAGAGCTCATCACCCGCACCCAGGCCAGGTGCAGGGGCTTCCTGATGAGGGTGGAATACCGCAGAATGGTGGAGCGCAG AGAGTCCATCTTCTGCATCCAGTACAACGTTCGCTCATTCATGAATGTCAAACACTGGCCATGGATGAAGCTGTTCTTCAAGATCAAGCCCTTGCTGAAGAGTGCAGAGTCTGAGAAGGAGATGGCCAACATGAAGGGAGAGTTTGAGAAAACCAAGGAGGAGCTTGCAAAGTCTGAGGCAAAGcggaaggagctggaggagaaaatgGCCTCTCTAATGCAGGAGAAGAATGACCTGCAGCTCCAAGTGCAATCT GAAGCAGATGCTTTGGCCGATGCAGAGGAAAGGTGTGACCAGCTGATCAAAACCAAGATCCAGCTGGAAGCCAAAATTAAGGAAGTGACTGAAAGGGCAGAGgatgaagaagaaattaatgCTGAGTTGACAGCCAAGAAGAGGAAGCTGGAGGATGAATGTTCAGAGCTGAAGAAAGATATTGATGACCTTGAGCTAACACTGGCCaaggtggagaaggaaaaacatgCCACTGAAAACAAG GTGAAAAACCTGACTGAGGAGATGGCAGGTCTGGACGAGACCATTGCCAAGCTGACAAAGGAGAAGAAAGCCCTCCAAGAGGCACATCAGCAGACCCTGGATGacctgcaggcagaggaagacAAAGTCAATACTCTGACCAAATCCAAGACCAAGCTGGAACAGCAAGTGGATGAT CTGGAAGGGTCCCTGGAGCAAGAGAAGAAACTGCGCATGGACCTGGAGAGAGCAAAGAGGAAACTGGAAGGAGACCTGAAGCTGGCCCAGGACAGCATCATGGATTTGGAGAATGAtaagcagcagctggatgagAAACTGAAGAA GAAAGACTTTGAAATCAGTCAGATCCAGAGTAAAACCGAGGATGAACAAGCCCTGGGCATGCAACTTCAGAAGAAGATcaaggagctgcag GCCCGcattgaggagctggaggaggaaattGAGGCAGAGCGAACCTCTCGCGCTAAAGCGGAGAAGCATCGCGCTGACCTGtccagggagctggaggagatcaGCGAGCGCCTGGAAGAAGCAGGAGGGGCCACAGCCGCTCAAATTGATATGAACAAGAAGCGTGAGGCAGAGTTCCAGAAGATGCGCCGTGACCTGGAAGAGGCCACGCTGCAGCACGAAGCCACGGCTGCCGCCCTGCGCAAGAAGCACGcggacagcacagctgagctgggcgAGCAGATCGACAACCTGCAACGCGTGAAGcagaagctggagaaggagaagagtgAGCTGAAGATGGAGATTGATGACTTGGCCAGCAACATGGAGTCTGTCTCCAAAGCCAAG GCCAACCTGGAGAAGATGTGCCGCACTCTGGAAGATCAGCTGAGTGAGATCAAGTCCAAGGAAGAGGAGCATCAGCGCATGATCAATGACCTCAATGCTCAAAGAGCTCGTCTGCAGACAGAGTCAG GTGAATATTCACGTCAAGTGGAAGAGAAGGATGCTTTGGTTTCTCAGCTGTCAAGAGGCAAACAGGCTTTCACCCAGCAGATTGAGGAACTCAAGAGGCATCTGGAGGAAGAGATAAAG GCCAAGAACGCCCTTGCCCATGGCCTGCAGTCCGCTCGCCATGACTGTGACTTGCTCCGGGAACAAtatgaggaggagcaggaggccaAGGCAGAGCTTCAGCGAGCCCTGTCCAAGGCAAATGGTGAAGTGGCCCAGTGGAGAACCAAATACGAGACGGACGCAATTCAGCGCACGGAGGAGCTCGAGGAGGCCAA GAAGAAGCTGGCCCAGCGCCTGCAGGATGCAGAGGAGCATGTTGAGGCTGTCAATTCCAAATGTGCCTCCCTGGAAAAGacaaagcagaggctgcagaatgAAGTGGAGGACCTGATGATTGATGTGGAGAGATCcaatgctgcctgtgctgctctggataAGAAGCAGAAGAACTTTGACAAG ATCCTGGCAGAATGGAAGCAGAAGTATGAGGAAAcgcaggctgagctggaggcCTCGCAGAAGGAGTCGCGCTCTCTGAGCACGGAGCTGTTCAAGATGAAGAATGCCTATGAGGAGTCCTTGGACCACCTGGAAACAATGAAGCGGGAGAACAAGAACCTGCAGC AGGAGATTTCCGACCTCACGGAGCAGATTGCGGAGGGAGGAAAGGCAGTTCATGAGCTGGAGAAAGTGAAGAAGCAGATTGAGCAGGAGAAATCTGAACTGCAAGCCTCCCTGGAGGAAGCTGAG GCCTCCCTGGAACATGAGGAGGGGAAGATCCTGCGCCTGCAGCTTGAGCTCAACCAAGTGAAGTCTGAGATTGACAGGAAGATAGCTGAGAAAGATGAGGAGATTGACCAGATGAAGAGGAACCACCTGCGAGTTGTGGACTCGATGCAGAGCACCCTGGATGCTGagatcaggagcaggaatgaagCCCTGaggctgaagaagaaaatggaggGAGACCTGAATGAAATGGAGATCCAGCTGAGCCATGCCAACCgccaggctgcagaggcacagaagAATCTGAGAAACACCCAGGCAGTGCTGAAG GACACCCAGCTGCACCTGGATGATGCTGTGAGAGCACAGGATGACCTGAAGGAGCAGGTGGCCATGGTGGAGCGCAGAGCAAACCTGTTGCAGGCTGAAGTTGAGGAGCTCcgggcagccctggagcagacGGAGCGGTCGAGGAAgttggctgagcaggagcttCTGGATGCCAGTGAGAGAGTTCAGCTCCTCCATAGTCAG AACACCAGTTTGATCAACACCAAGAAGAAGCTGGAAACAGACATTTCCCAGATCCAGAGTGAAATGGAGGATACCATCCAGGAGGCCCGCAATGCTGAGGAGAAGGCCAAGAAGGCCATCACAGAT GCGGCCATGATGGCAGAAGAGCTGAAGAAGGAGCAGGACACCAGTGCCCACCTGGAGAGGATGAAGAAGAACCTGGACCAGACAGTGAAGGACCTGCAGCACCGTCTGGAAGAGGCCGAGCAGCTGGCACTGAAGGGAGGGAAGAAGCAGATCCAGAAGCTGGAGGCCAGG GTGcgggagctggaaggggaggTTGATGCTGAGCAGAAGCGCAGCGCTGAAGCCGTGAAGGGCGTGCGCAAGTACGAGCGCAGGGTGAAGGAACTCACCTACCAG TCTGAGGAAGACAGGAAGAatgtgctgaggctgcaggatcTGGTGGACAAGCTGCAAATGAAAGTGAAATCCTACAAGAGACAAGCTGAGGAGGCT GAGGAGCTGTCCAATGTGAACCTGTCCAAGTTCCGCAAGATCCAGCACGAGCTGGAGGAGGCCGAGGAGCGGGCTGACATTGCAGAGTCACAGGTCAACAAGCTCCGAGCCAAGAGCCGCGAGATTCATAAGAAGGTAGAAGAAGAGGAATGA